A region from the Cryptosporangium arvum DSM 44712 genome encodes:
- a CDS encoding TIR domain-containing protein, whose translation MGEQTTTERRDFFLSYTRADTETAQWIAWELENAGYTVLFQAWDMVPGSNWLRLVHQASRHAERTIAVLSAAYLRDSEFGEAEWLAAYQRDPRGLAGRVIPIRIEECVVDGLLAGVVHADLFDLPDRDAFRARLLSAVEAARSGRAKPLTEPPFPPGIVRGGAPGPPPPESPMPGTRSGYLMQIRQISPRALLDRQKELDALAAFCRDPAAGSYVWWRAAAWTGKSALMSWFVLHPPPGTRVASFFVTARYAGNSDRNAFLGVLIEQLSEVLGESVPPFQSESGQERLWFRLLDATAEHCARRGERLIVLVDGLDEDTSTPTSRATRSIAALLPANPPPGLRVVVAGRPDPPIPADVPPNHPLRDPDIVRILRRSPHASAIRADMQADLDRLRNGSLLERDLLGLVTAARGGLSGHDLAELCADHETTEWDIERLLSTVAGRSFTARAARWRPDDGRAVYLLGHEEIQLDAERSYGPRRLADLHRRLHTWADSYRARNWPPDTPEYLLRGYYQLLLLDDDGPRLVRYATDLRRHHRMLDVTGGDTAALAEVTEAQNSVRGSRVLDLARLAVYRTALIDRNSYLPRRIPAVWAVLGHPNRAEQIARAVLDPYTRWRVLAEAATGVWNVGDRAAAVRLLDEAEQAARRFLSADVLASALVTIAGHVTGTGDESRAVLLANEAEGLVGRISGHEYRAEATAHLAVSTAESGDRDRAMRLITTAEALLDDVTTPNHRAEPLCDLVRAAAEAGDPDRAGSLADRAERTIRCVGNLDERVDGLARLAHAAAVAGDESRVTRLAREAAENAPAIANSERPERTMYHVASALARIGEHRRAEATAAAIPAPGWQGDAQYEISRALLRAGDQVGAERVARGIGSVSGRAHALADIASAAASAGESERAELLVTHAEETARSEVDPYTRATGLANLVSALSEAGEETRAIRAAREAERAARDITDPEMRIWPLATLLAHGHSSLQVQLEALTEQTLNSTNGAYSRAGQTVYIVTQLTEAGQHSRAEAIARHIADPTFEARALAAISRQLADSGQPDRARLLAGEAESVVLTTTEELHGALALADLVLTAARVGDSHHAAQLAGVAEATAHTIAHSRSRSLALGSLGCALGDAGELDRAERIVSSVPNLDVQWWYLSRLGASVARAGAHERAEDMAARILNPDHRGWILAELAGALAEAGDHARAEAPVR comes from the coding sequence GTGGGTGAGCAGACGACCACCGAGCGTCGGGACTTCTTCCTGTCGTACACCCGGGCCGACACCGAGACCGCGCAGTGGATCGCCTGGGAACTCGAGAACGCCGGTTACACCGTGCTGTTCCAGGCCTGGGACATGGTGCCCGGCTCGAACTGGCTGCGGCTGGTCCACCAGGCCTCCCGGCACGCCGAGCGGACGATCGCGGTGCTCTCCGCCGCGTACCTGAGAGACTCCGAGTTCGGCGAGGCGGAGTGGCTGGCCGCCTACCAGCGGGATCCACGGGGGCTGGCCGGGCGGGTCATCCCGATCCGGATCGAGGAATGCGTCGTCGACGGGCTGCTGGCCGGGGTCGTCCACGCCGACCTCTTCGACCTTCCCGACCGCGACGCCTTCCGGGCCCGGCTGCTCTCCGCCGTCGAGGCCGCACGATCCGGGCGCGCGAAACCACTCACCGAACCGCCGTTCCCGCCCGGGATCGTGCGCGGCGGCGCACCGGGTCCTCCGCCGCCGGAGAGCCCGATGCCCGGAACACGGTCCGGGTACCTCATGCAGATCCGCCAGATCTCACCGCGCGCGCTCCTCGACCGTCAGAAGGAACTGGACGCCCTGGCGGCGTTCTGTCGCGACCCGGCCGCGGGCTCCTACGTCTGGTGGAGAGCGGCCGCGTGGACCGGGAAGTCCGCGTTGATGTCCTGGTTCGTGCTGCACCCGCCGCCCGGAACGCGCGTCGCGTCGTTCTTCGTCACCGCGCGCTACGCGGGCAACAGCGACCGGAACGCGTTCCTCGGCGTCCTGATCGAGCAGCTCAGCGAGGTGCTCGGCGAGTCGGTGCCGCCGTTCCAGAGCGAGAGCGGCCAGGAACGTCTCTGGTTCAGGTTGCTCGACGCCACCGCGGAGCACTGTGCCCGGCGCGGTGAGCGGCTGATCGTTCTCGTCGACGGACTGGACGAGGACACCAGCACACCGACGAGCCGGGCCACCCGCAGCATCGCCGCGTTGCTCCCGGCCAACCCCCCGCCGGGCCTGCGTGTCGTCGTCGCCGGTCGCCCGGACCCGCCCATCCCGGCCGACGTGCCGCCGAACCACCCGCTCCGCGACCCCGACATCGTCCGGATCCTGCGACGCTCCCCCCACGCCTCCGCGATCCGCGCCGACATGCAGGCCGACCTGGATCGCCTCCGGAACGGAAGCCTGCTCGAACGTGATCTGCTCGGCCTGGTCACCGCCGCCCGCGGTGGCCTCTCCGGACACGACCTGGCCGAGTTGTGCGCCGACCACGAGACCACCGAATGGGACATCGAACGTCTCCTGTCAACGGTGGCCGGCCGCAGCTTCACCGCACGAGCCGCCCGGTGGCGCCCGGACGACGGCCGCGCCGTGTACCTCCTCGGCCACGAGGAGATCCAGCTCGACGCGGAGCGCTCGTACGGGCCGAGACGACTGGCGGACCTCCACCGACGGCTCCACACCTGGGCCGACTCCTACCGCGCCCGGAACTGGCCGCCCGACACCCCGGAGTACCTGCTCCGGGGCTACTACCAGCTGCTGCTCCTCGACGACGACGGACCGCGCCTGGTCCGGTACGCGACCGACCTGCGGCGTCACCACCGGATGCTCGACGTGACCGGCGGCGACACCGCCGCCCTGGCGGAGGTCACCGAAGCCCAGAACTCCGTGCGTGGATCACGCGTCCTCGATCTGGCGCGGCTGGCGGTGTACCGGACCGCCCTGATCGACCGCAACAGCTACCTGCCCCGCCGCATCCCGGCCGTCTGGGCCGTACTGGGCCACCCGAACCGGGCCGAGCAGATCGCCCGTGCCGTGCTTGATCCGTATACCCGCTGGAGAGTGCTCGCTGAAGCCGCGACCGGTGTGTGGAACGTCGGTGATCGCGCGGCGGCAGTGCGCCTACTCGACGAGGCGGAGCAGGCCGCACGTCGATTCTTGAGCGCCGACGTCCTGGCGAGCGCCTTGGTCACGATCGCCGGGCACGTGACCGGGACGGGCGATGAATCCCGTGCGGTGCTGCTCGCGAACGAGGCGGAAGGACTCGTCGGTCGCATCAGTGGTCACGAGTACCGCGCTGAAGCGACGGCCCACCTCGCGGTCAGTACCGCCGAATCCGGTGACCGCGACCGGGCGATGCGGCTGATCACCACCGCCGAGGCGCTTCTCGATGACGTCACGACGCCGAACCACCGGGCCGAACCCCTGTGCGACCTCGTTCGTGCCGCCGCGGAGGCGGGTGACCCCGACCGAGCCGGCAGCCTCGCGGACCGGGCCGAACGCACGATCCGGTGCGTCGGCAACCTCGACGAACGCGTCGACGGGCTCGCTCGTCTCGCGCACGCCGCCGCGGTCGCCGGTGACGAGTCGCGCGTGACGCGGCTCGCGCGGGAAGCCGCGGAGAACGCACCGGCGATCGCGAACTCGGAGCGGCCCGAGCGGACGATGTACCACGTCGCCAGCGCCCTCGCCCGTATCGGCGAGCATCGCCGCGCCGAAGCGACCGCAGCCGCGATCCCGGCACCGGGCTGGCAGGGAGACGCGCAGTACGAGATCTCCCGTGCTCTCCTCCGGGCCGGCGACCAGGTCGGAGCGGAGCGGGTCGCCCGAGGGATCGGGTCGGTCTCCGGCAGAGCGCACGCACTGGCCGACATCGCGAGCGCGGCCGCGAGCGCCGGCGAATCGGAGCGGGCCGAGCTGCTCGTCACGCACGCGGAGGAGACGGCGCGCTCGGAGGTGGATCCCTACACCCGGGCCACCGGTCTGGCGAATCTGGTCAGCGCGTTGAGCGAAGCCGGAGAGGAGACGCGGGCCATCCGAGCGGCCCGCGAGGCGGAGCGGGCAGCCCGCGACATCACGGATCCGGAAATGCGAATCTGGCCGTTGGCGACACTGCTCGCTCACGGCCACTCGTCCCTGCAGGTGCAGCTGGAGGCGCTGACCGAACAGACGCTCAACTCGACCAACGGCGCCTACTCGCGCGCCGGCCAGACGGTCTACATCGTCACCCAGCTCACCGAAGCCGGGCAGCACTCCCGCGCCGAAGCCATCGCCAGGCACATCGCCGATCCCACCTTCGAGGCCCGGGCCCTGGCCGCTATTTCCCGGCAGCTGGCCGACTCGGGTCAGCCGGACCGCGCGCGGCTTCTCGCCGGCGAGGCCGAGTCCGTCGTTCTCACCACCACCGAGGAACTCCACGGAGCGCTGGCATTAGCTGACCTGGTCCTGACCGCCGCACGCGTGGGAGATTCCCACCACGCGGCGCAGCTGGCCGGTGTGGCCGAAGCCACGGCGCACACGATCGCCCATTCCCGCTCGAGATCGCTGGCGCTCGGATCGCTCGGCTGCGCACTCGGCGACGCCGGCGAGCTCGACCGGGCCGAACGCATCGTGTCGTCCGTCCCGAACCTGGACGTCCAATGGTGGTACCTGTCCCGTCTCGGTGCCTCCGTCGCGCGGGCCGGTGCTCACGAGCGCGCCGAGGACATGGCCGCCCGGATCCTGAATCCCGATCATCGCGGCTGGATCCTCGCGGAACTGGCGGGCGCGCTCGCCGAGGCGGGGGATCACGCGCGGGCGGAAGCGCCGGTCCGCTGA
- a CDS encoding sugar efflux transporter, with product MTAVAEAPAREGARLWVPLSLVFLSVGLSMAMMFPFRALFLTDAVHAGPLLVTVFLIVAPVSGVVAASWIGRWSDTGPYRSRLIVAAALAGVVGSGLSAFVRNYWVLLFVTATAIAVSTAALPQLFAYARVVVGGGDRGTFSVSVLRTLMSASWVAGPLVAAILIEVGGYTLIFSVAAAIFAAVALLTHFGLPEPRGGAPAASEHPETPAEAPPIPAAGPVDVSEGSLRLNVVALVLIQTAATLSVQLLPLFVNADLNGDVRDTGFILGLCAFLEIPLILAFGALAARAGVRRLFLIGPLVSALYLGTVALSAGTGQVALAQLLNASGIALIQGIGITYFQDLLPSRPGRASTLFSNAFPIGSTLAAPLLGIAQQVGYRFGFVAAAVLSLAGLALLVTRRTR from the coding sequence ATGACGGCGGTCGCCGAAGCCCCGGCCCGCGAGGGTGCGCGGCTCTGGGTGCCGCTCTCGCTCGTGTTCCTCTCCGTCGGCCTGTCGATGGCGATGATGTTCCCGTTCCGGGCCCTGTTCCTCACCGACGCCGTGCACGCCGGGCCGCTGCTCGTGACCGTGTTCCTGATCGTCGCGCCGGTGAGCGGGGTGGTCGCGGCCAGCTGGATCGGCCGCTGGTCGGATACCGGGCCGTACCGCAGCCGGCTGATCGTCGCGGCGGCGCTCGCGGGGGTCGTCGGCAGCGGGCTGAGCGCGTTCGTCCGGAACTACTGGGTGCTGCTCTTCGTCACCGCGACGGCGATCGCGGTGTCGACCGCGGCGCTGCCGCAGCTCTTCGCGTACGCCCGGGTGGTGGTCGGCGGCGGTGACCGGGGCACGTTCAGCGTGAGCGTGCTGCGGACGCTGATGTCGGCGAGCTGGGTCGCCGGGCCGCTCGTCGCCGCGATCCTGATCGAGGTCGGGGGCTACACGCTGATCTTCAGCGTCGCGGCGGCGATCTTCGCGGCCGTCGCCCTGCTCACCCACTTCGGCCTTCCCGAACCCCGCGGTGGAGCGCCGGCCGCCTCCGAGCACCCGGAGACCCCGGCCGAGGCCCCACCGATCCCCGCCGCCGGTCCGGTCGACGTCTCCGAAGGGTCCCTGCGGCTCAACGTCGTCGCGCTCGTCCTGATCCAGACCGCGGCCACGCTCAGCGTCCAGCTCCTGCCGTTGTTCGTGAACGCCGACCTGAACGGCGACGTCCGGGACACCGGTTTCATCCTCGGGCTCTGCGCGTTCCTCGAGATCCCGCTGATCCTCGCGTTCGGGGCGCTCGCCGCGCGCGCCGGTGTGCGGCGGCTGTTCCTGATCGGGCCGCTGGTGTCCGCGCTGTACCTCGGCACCGTGGCGCTCTCCGCCGGAACCGGGCAGGTCGCGCTCGCCCAGTTGCTCAACGCGTCGGGCATCGCGCTGATCCAGGGCATCGGCATCACGTACTTCCAGGACCTGCTCCCCAGTAGACCGGGGCGCGCGTCGACGCTCTTCAGCAACGCGTTCCCGATCGGCTCCACGCTCGCGGCGCCGCTGCTGGGGATAGCCCAGCAGGTCGGCTACCGGTTCGGGTTCGTGGCCGCGGCGGTACTGAGCCTGGCCGGTCTAGCGTTGTTGGTCACGCGCCGGACGCGCTGA
- a CDS encoding putative bifunctional diguanylate cyclase/phosphodiesterase, producing MEGSRRWTLRARRSVVVLTGLVVVGQVVGFTVEPARSPVFGLSLVGLDALGLIYSVRAARRSASRRIWGTTAAGRGLSVLATVSFTVAALTGNSGWPWFFAIVSGLAMFTALSAACLAVTTERYDPRQRRAFLAEAVTVLSSAFVVAWYFILHPAIDRSTALELLYDIGYPLGNLLLLAAVCAVLLRGAVAHLTRPVALLLGGMLLYAVGDIAFSAMRVHGEQGSPNTPAGVALVFASLLMTVGAMEECALPPTDRDARLTRMPAWSMALPYVAVAVGNVMMLVAVVHADNRDLWGGLLLGQALMTTALAVRQLISLRESSERNVVDPLTGLANLTGLKAAARRAQQRREPVALLLLDLDGFKQINDRYGHEVGNSVLVEFARTLRGAIRGHDTAARVGGDEFVILQTGATTEAQAVVVAERVLAALADTTVRVGDETIPIRTSIGLALGSATDSPQELQHKADLAMYESKRAGTHGWKAYDESMTDRRNRDALLAAELERAGDQLSVLYQPLVDLSGGGAVAVETLLRWQHPTLGAISPAEFVPIAERSGAIDDIGRRVLDLACRQVRAWIEAGADPDFYASVNVSPRQLEDPAFLDDVLTVLERSGLAPRNLVLEITETAIVDQRTAIPVLTALRERGIRIAIDDFGTGYSALHYLTRLPVDVLKIDGSFIAQLNGTRQGAAVTEAIIRLGRILELTTVGEGIETAAQAAELQALGCAIGQGYLFARPATAADLDPMITGRSPGTGTRPAEPDGRHPAAASPARAPR from the coding sequence GTCGGCCTGGACGCGCTGGGGCTGATCTACAGCGTCCGCGCGGCCCGCCGGTCGGCCTCCCGGCGCATCTGGGGCACCACCGCCGCCGGTCGGGGCCTGTCCGTGCTGGCCACCGTCTCGTTCACCGTCGCCGCGCTGACCGGCAACTCCGGCTGGCCGTGGTTCTTCGCGATCGTCAGCGGCCTGGCGATGTTCACCGCGCTCTCGGCGGCCTGCCTCGCGGTCACCACTGAGCGCTACGACCCCCGCCAGCGCCGGGCGTTCCTCGCCGAGGCCGTCACGGTGCTGAGCAGCGCGTTCGTCGTCGCCTGGTACTTCATCCTGCACCCGGCGATCGACCGGAGCACGGCGTTGGAACTGTTGTACGACATCGGGTACCCGCTCGGGAACCTGCTGCTGCTGGCCGCGGTGTGCGCGGTGCTGCTGCGCGGTGCGGTCGCCCATCTCACCCGCCCGGTCGCGCTGCTGCTCGGCGGCATGCTGCTCTACGCCGTCGGCGACATCGCGTTCTCGGCGATGCGCGTCCACGGCGAGCAGGGCAGCCCCAACACCCCGGCGGGCGTGGCGCTGGTCTTCGCGTCGCTGCTGATGACGGTCGGCGCGATGGAGGAGTGCGCGCTGCCGCCCACCGACCGCGACGCCCGGCTGACCCGGATGCCGGCCTGGTCGATGGCCCTGCCGTACGTGGCGGTGGCGGTGGGCAACGTGATGATGCTGGTCGCGGTGGTGCACGCCGACAACCGGGACCTGTGGGGCGGGCTGCTGCTGGGTCAGGCCCTGATGACGACGGCACTCGCGGTGCGTCAGCTGATCAGCCTGCGGGAGAGCAGCGAACGCAACGTCGTGGACCCACTCACCGGCCTGGCCAACCTGACCGGTCTGAAGGCCGCCGCGCGCCGCGCCCAGCAGCGCCGCGAACCGGTCGCGCTGCTGCTGCTCGACCTGGACGGCTTCAAGCAGATCAACGACCGGTACGGCCACGAGGTCGGCAACTCCGTACTCGTCGAGTTCGCCCGCACGCTGCGTGGTGCGATCCGCGGCCACGACACCGCGGCCCGGGTCGGGGGCGACGAGTTCGTCATCCTGCAGACCGGCGCCACCACCGAGGCCCAGGCCGTCGTCGTGGCCGAGCGGGTGCTGGCCGCGCTCGCGGACACCACGGTACGTGTCGGCGACGAGACGATCCCGATCCGCACCAGCATCGGCCTGGCGCTCGGGTCGGCCACCGACTCGCCGCAGGAGTTGCAGCACAAGGCCGACCTGGCCATGTACGAGTCGAAGCGCGCCGGGACGCACGGCTGGAAGGCCTACGACGAGTCGATGACCGACAGGCGCAACCGCGACGCGCTGCTGGCCGCCGAGCTCGAGCGGGCCGGTGACCAGCTCTCGGTGCTCTACCAGCCGCTCGTCGACCTCTCCGGCGGCGGTGCGGTCGCGGTCGAGACCCTGCTGCGCTGGCAGCACCCCACGCTCGGCGCGATCTCGCCGGCGGAGTTCGTGCCGATCGCCGAGCGCAGCGGTGCGATCGACGACATCGGCCGGCGTGTCCTGGACCTGGCCTGTCGCCAGGTCCGCGCCTGGATCGAGGCGGGCGCCGACCCGGACTTCTACGCCAGCGTCAACGTCTCGCCCCGCCAGCTCGAGGACCCCGCGTTCCTGGACGACGTGCTGACCGTCCTGGAGCGCAGCGGCCTGGCCCCACGCAACCTCGTCCTGGAGATCACCGAGACCGCGATCGTCGACCAACGCACCGCGATCCCGGTGCTCACCGCGCTGCGCGAGCGGGGCATCCGGATCGCGATCGACGACTTCGGCACCGGGTACTCCGCACTGCACTACCTGACCCGGCTGCCCGTCGACGTCCTCAAGATCGACGGGAGCTTCATCGCGCAGCTCAACGGCACCCGGCAGGGCGCGGCGGTCACCGAGGCCATCATCCGGCTCGGGCGGATCCTCGAGCTCACCACCGTCGGCGAGGGCATCGAGACCGCCGCGCAGGCCGCGGAGCTGCAGGCCCTGGGGTGCGCGATCGGGCAGGGTTACCTGTTCGCGCGCCCCGCGACCGCCGCCGACCTGGACCCGATGATCACGGGGCGATCGCCAGGAACAGGAACGCGGCCAGCAGAACCAGATGGACGCCACCCTGCAGCCGCGTCGCCCGCCCGGGCACCACGGTGA
- a CDS encoding GH1 family beta-glucosidase encodes MQFPAEFVFGSATASYQIEGAAQEDGRGPSIWDTFSHTPGKVLNGDTGDVADDHYHRLDADLDLMVELGLEAYRFSIAWPRIIPAGRGAVNQAGLDFYSRLVDGLLARNIRPVATLYHWDLPQALEDEGGWTVRSTAEAFAAYARVVGEALGDRVHTWTTLNEPWCSAYLGYSSGVHAPGRTEPLAALTAVHHLNLAHGLALRELRQVVRPDAEFSVTLNLHVFRPVGATGEEARRRVDALANGVFLGPMLEGAYPADALEVTSGITDWSFVRDGDLEIIRQPIDVLGVNFYSTNRVQLWDGSGERQRADGHGASSATAWPGADDVEFLATDPPHTDMGWNIDPQGLEDLLVELGDRYPDQPLMVTENGAAFPDVVTDDGHVHDADRTDYVRRHLRAVANVRAKGVDVRGYFLWSLLDNFEWSYGYSKRFGIVRVDYDTLERTPKDSARWYASLIRSRSLD; translated from the coding sequence ATGCAGTTCCCCGCTGAATTCGTGTTCGGCTCCGCGACCGCGTCGTACCAGATCGAAGGGGCCGCTCAGGAGGACGGCCGCGGCCCGTCGATCTGGGACACCTTCAGTCACACGCCCGGCAAAGTCCTCAACGGTGACACCGGTGACGTGGCCGACGACCATTATCACCGGCTCGACGCCGACCTCGACCTCATGGTGGAGCTCGGCCTCGAGGCGTACCGGTTCTCGATCGCCTGGCCCCGGATCATCCCGGCCGGCCGCGGCGCGGTGAACCAGGCCGGCCTGGACTTCTACTCCCGCCTGGTCGACGGGCTGCTGGCACGCAACATCCGCCCGGTGGCCACGCTCTACCACTGGGACCTCCCGCAGGCGCTGGAGGACGAGGGCGGCTGGACGGTCCGGAGCACGGCCGAGGCGTTCGCCGCGTACGCCCGGGTGGTCGGCGAGGCGCTCGGCGACCGCGTCCACACCTGGACGACGCTGAACGAGCCCTGGTGCTCGGCCTACCTCGGCTACAGCTCCGGCGTCCACGCTCCCGGCCGCACCGAGCCGCTGGCCGCGCTGACCGCGGTGCACCACCTGAACCTCGCGCACGGGCTCGCGCTGCGCGAGCTCCGTCAGGTCGTCCGGCCCGACGCCGAATTCTCGGTGACGCTCAACCTGCACGTGTTCCGCCCGGTCGGCGCGACCGGCGAGGAGGCCCGGCGCCGCGTCGACGCCCTGGCCAACGGCGTCTTCCTCGGCCCGATGCTCGAGGGTGCCTACCCCGCCGACGCGCTCGAGGTGACCAGCGGCATCACCGACTGGTCGTTCGTACGGGACGGTGACCTGGAGATCATCCGCCAGCCGATCGACGTCCTCGGCGTGAACTTCTACAGCACCAACCGCGTGCAGTTGTGGGACGGCAGCGGCGAGCGCCAGCGCGCCGACGGTCACGGCGCGTCGTCGGCCACCGCCTGGCCCGGCGCCGACGACGTGGAGTTCCTCGCCACCGACCCGCCGCACACCGACATGGGCTGGAACATCGACCCTCAGGGCCTCGAGGACCTCCTGGTCGAGCTGGGCGACCGCTACCCCGACCAGCCGCTGATGGTCACCGAGAACGGCGCCGCGTTCCCCGACGTGGTGACCGACGACGGCCACGTCCACGACGCCGACCGCACCGACTACGTGCGCCGCCACCTGCGCGCGGTGGCGAACGTGCGCGCGAAGGGCGTCGACGTGCGCGGCTACTTCCTGTGGTCGCTGCTGGACAACTTCGAGTGGTCCTACGGCTACTCGAAGCGCTTCGGCATCGTCCGGGTCGACTACGACACCCTGGAGCGCACCCCGAAGGACAGCGCCCGCTGGTACGCCTCCCTGATCCGCTCCCGCTCCCTCGACTGA
- a CDS encoding calcium:proton antiporter: MASSLRQRLSYWTAVIPVAALVALALAWGRELGPVAVTIVALLLAGAVLAAVHHAEVVAHRVGEPFGSLILAVAVTVIEVGLIVTLMASGGSEASVLARDTVFAAVMITLNGIVGLGLLVGARKHGILAFNAEGTGGALATVATLAALSLVLPTFTTSRPGPEFSPAQLAFAAVASLVLWGMFVLTQTVRHRDFFLPVTLDGEVVDAHEEHAAPPSARAAAISLALLVVALVGVVGLAKLESPAIEAGVKGAGLPQSFVGVVIALLVLLPETLAATRAALRNRIQISLNLALGSAMASIGLTIPAIAIASIWLDGPLSLGLGSTQMVLLALTVMVSVLTVVPGRATRLQGGVHLVLLAAFLFLAIAP, encoded by the coding sequence GTGGCTTCCTCCCTGAGACAACGCTTGTCGTACTGGACCGCGGTGATACCCGTGGCCGCGCTCGTCGCGCTCGCGCTGGCCTGGGGCCGAGAACTCGGGCCGGTCGCGGTGACGATCGTCGCCCTGCTGCTCGCCGGCGCGGTGCTGGCCGCCGTCCACCACGCCGAGGTGGTCGCGCACCGGGTGGGTGAGCCGTTCGGTTCGCTGATCCTGGCGGTCGCGGTGACCGTGATCGAGGTCGGCCTGATCGTCACGCTGATGGCGTCGGGCGGGTCCGAGGCGTCGGTGCTCGCCCGTGACACGGTCTTCGCCGCGGTGATGATCACGCTCAACGGCATCGTCGGCCTCGGCCTGCTGGTCGGGGCGCGCAAACACGGCATCCTCGCGTTCAACGCCGAGGGCACCGGCGGTGCGCTGGCGACCGTCGCGACGCTGGCCGCGCTGAGCCTGGTGCTGCCGACGTTCACCACCAGCCGACCGGGCCCGGAGTTCTCCCCGGCGCAGCTGGCCTTCGCCGCGGTGGCGTCGCTGGTGCTGTGGGGGATGTTCGTGCTCACCCAGACCGTCCGGCACCGCGACTTCTTCCTGCCGGTGACGCTGGACGGCGAGGTCGTCGACGCGCACGAGGAGCACGCGGCGCCGCCGTCCGCCCGGGCCGCCGCGATCAGCCTGGCCCTGCTGGTGGTCGCTCTCGTCGGCGTCGTCGGCCTGGCCAAGCTGGAGTCCCCGGCGATCGAGGCCGGTGTCAAGGGCGCCGGCCTGCCGCAGTCGTTCGTCGGAGTGGTCATCGCGCTGCTGGTACTGCTGCCCGAGACGCTGGCGGCGACCCGGGCGGCGCTGCGCAACCGCATTCAGATCAGCCTCAACCTGGCGCTCGGCTCGGCGATGGCCAGCATCGGCCTGACGATCCCGGCGATCGCGATCGCGTCGATCTGGCTCGACGGACCGCTGTCGCTGGGCTTGGGGTCGACTCAGATGGTGCTGCTCGCGCTCACCGTCATGGTCAGCGTGCTCACCGTGGTGCCCGGGCGGGCGACGCGGCTGCAGGGTGGCGTCCATCTGGTTCTGCTGGCCGCGTTCCTGTTCCTGGCGATCGCCCCGTGA